From the Winogradskyella forsetii genome, the window ATCAGAAACTAGATGATATGTTTCATGTCATTAATACCGAAGGTAAAGGCGCTATAATATTCATCAACCAACAACCAGAATCCATGAATTTATTGACACGTCTTTCCATTCTAAGAGAAAACCAAGTGGAAGGCAAATTAGTAAAAGCACCTAGTCTAAGTATGGATACCAAGGATTTCGGAATTGGAGCGCAAATATTACACGATCTTAAAATTAGCAAGCTAAAATTAATTTCCAATAGCCTACAAACCAAGCGTGTTGGGATGATTGGTTACGGATTGGAGATTGTGGAATATGCTAATTATTAATCAATTACTACTTTTTTAATCGTTGTAAGACCTCTTGAATAGATTTTAAGAATATATATTCCTGGTTTTAAGTTTTCAACTTTTAAGACATTTGTGTTGGTTGTTTTATATACTATGAGCTGACCTATGGCGTTATAAAGCCCCACTTTATCAATAGTTTTATCAGATACAATATTTATATAATCACTAGATGGATTAGGATGAATATTAAATCTATTGACAACTTGATCCTCTACGTTCAAACCTGTATTCTGATAAACCCTCACGTAATCAATCTCCATATTGCTCTGTACAAAATTAGGATCTATAGCACCTGATATTCCACCCATGGCTATATTTAAAATTAAATACTGGTCCTCAAAAAATGGCCAAGTACTATCATCTTTAACAGCTGGATTATAAGTATAAAAACCCACATCGTCAATTAAAAATGTGATTTGATTTGGAGACCAATTCATTGAATAAACGTGATAGTCATTAGCAACATCATTTAGAACATAAGATTGGACATTAAATGTATTACCATAGCTTGATGGGGTGTGCAAAGCACTACTAACATGGTTTGTAGCGCCCAACCCGTGTTCCATAATATCAATTTCTCCACAAGCTGGCCAACCTGTAGTTCCAAATCCTTGAGTTTGCCAATAAGCACCAACTTCTGTCGTATTTTTTCCCAAGGTCCATATAGCAGGCCAAGTACCATTACCTAAAGGTAATTTGGCCCTAACATCTACTCGACCATAAGTAAAAGCAAATTTAGAATTCAATCGTGCTGATGTATATGCTTTAGTCTCTCCTTGATCTGTAAAATTCTCCTTTATTGCTGAGATATTTAAAAACCCATTATCCACAAAAGAGTTTTCTATACGTTCGGTATAATGTTGTTCTTCGCCATTAAACCAACTTCCACCAGCTGGTAATTGTGTTTGGTGAAACCATTTACTAGAATCTACGGTCCCATTTGTGTCAAACTCATCTGCCCAGACTAAGTCAGTATATATAACATCTAAGGTATTAGGATCTACCGGTTCAGAACCATCATCGATATCATCTATTAAGTATGTTCCAGGTGAAGCTACACCTCCATCTATAAAAATAACGAGTCTAGTATAAGTTCCTGTGGCAAAAACAGTATTAGAAGTTCCAGAAATCGTAGCCGCTGAAAAATCGAAAACTAAATCATGTGCCCAACCCGTTCCAGAAGTATTTTGCACGACCTCAACATCAGGATTAGTTCCATTTTCTAGCTTTACATAAATATTATGTGCATTAGGATCAAATTGATAAAAGGATAGGGTTATCTGTTGTTGTTCATCTAAATCTATAGGAAAATTTAAATCGATATAAAACCCTTGCCAAGGATCACTGCCATCATTATAAAATTGTCCAACATTATCATTAGCCTCCTGTGGGTTTGCACTGAGAGCAAAGCTACTACCAGAAAATGCACTAAAATTATCAGTACCATCCGAAAAATCTACTGGCATCTGTTGCGAAAATGATAAGAGACTAAATGACACCAAAATAATGACTAAAACGTAATTTAACTTCATAGAATTCTTTTTTATAAAACTATGAATAAGAATAAGCGG encodes:
- a CDS encoding family 16 glycosylhydrolase encodes the protein MKLNYVLVIILVSFSLLSFSQQMPVDFSDGTDNFSAFSGSSFALSANPQEANDNVGQFYNDGSDPWQGFYIDLNFPIDLDEQQQITLSFYQFDPNAHNIYVKLENGTNPDVEVVQNTSGTGWAHDLVFDFSAATISGTSNTVFATGTYTRLVIFIDGGVASPGTYLIDDIDDGSEPVDPNTLDVIYTDLVWADEFDTNGTVDSSKWFHQTQLPAGGSWFNGEEQHYTERIENSFVDNGFLNISAIKENFTDQGETKAYTSARLNSKFAFTYGRVDVRAKLPLGNGTWPAIWTLGKNTTEVGAYWQTQGFGTTGWPACGEIDIMEHGLGATNHVSSALHTPSSYGNTFNVQSYVLNDVANDYHVYSMNWSPNQITFLIDDVGFYTYNPAVKDDSTWPFFEDQYLILNIAMGGISGAIDPNFVQSNMEIDYVRVYQNTGLNVEDQVVNRFNIHPNPSSDYINIVSDKTIDKVGLYNAIGQLIVYKTTNTNVLKVENLKPGIYILKIYSRGLTTIKKVVID